In Oscillospiraceae bacterium, the genomic window CGATGATCTGGTCTGCCATGGAATCATCCGTGACCAGGCCGTTCGTCCAATAGTGTTTGCGCACCTTGGTCACACCATGCATGTCTTCCAGACTGATAAAATCATCCAGTCCCAGGTTGGGGTAAGCCGTGTCGCGGCTCCAGTACTTGGCCCAGAAGCAGTGCACGGCGGCCGTCTGGTAGCCCTGCGTCTTGAGGTAGCTGGGCAGGGCGAACATGGGCTTGGTGACGTGCTGCTGATAGGGCTTGGAGCCGCTGGGCAGGAAGGACGCCGAATAGCCGGTCAGAGCCTCGAACTCCACATCACAGGTGCCACCGCCAAAGCTGGGGCTGTAGGCCCGGCCATAGGCGCTGGTCTGCTGCAGGGCGTGCAAGTTGGCCGACACATCCGTGTCGAACTTGATGCCGTACTGTTCCAGCTCCGACACATCCCAGTAGGACTCGTTCATCACATAAATAATGGTAGGCTTTTTACCTGCTCGTCCTTGGGCGGTGGTGGCCGCGTAGCTGGTGGGGTACAGCGGGCTGGTGGAGAACTTTCGGCTCTCATCCACATTGTCCAGAATGGCATCCACCGTCTCTTCTGAGTAGTTGTCCGGCTTGTCGATCTCCAGATTGGACAGGTTGGTCATAAAGCCGGTGACAACACCATAGTAGCGGTAATAGCGGTCCTGCATCCAGGGGTCCGGCACGATGCCGATGGCCTGGCAGACGGCCGGCTGCAAATACACGCCAAAAATCAGCAGGCACAGGGCCGCTGCGGTGGCCGCACTGCCCGCCACACGGGGCAGCCAGCGCTGTTTATGCCGCCCACGGTACAGGAAAAAGCTGCCCGCCATCAGCGCCAGTTCCACCACGACCGTGACGATCATGCTGGTCTGGATCCTGATGCCGGCAGCGGACGCCACACCGGCGGCCTCCGACACCTGTGCCAGGTCCCAGGGCAGGAAGGGTTCACCGCGCAGCTGCAGGGTATAGAAATTCACCGCGCAGGGTACGCAGCCCAGTACCGCCATGCCCAGCGTAGACAGCGGCGGCAGCCGGAAGATCCAGTCCAGCAGCAGCCAGACCAGAAACAGGAACAGCCATGCCAGCAGATAGGCCTCGGCATGGGGGAAAATAAAGCTCGTAACGGTGTCCGCCGTCAGCGCACCGCGGGCGATCCACTCGCCCAGCAGCATCGTGATCAGCGATGCCGCCAGCGGGAACGCCATGCGGGCCGCCAGAAGCGGCTTGGGAGTTTTCAACGAATTCATGGGTCCGATCCTTTCCACATCTACCAGCAGAATCTCCTCGGTTCGTGCTTTTGCACAAGCCTTCTGCGATTATTATAGTCATTCCTCCGAAAATGTCCACCCCTGTTTTACAAAAAAATCACCCGTTTTTTGTAAAACCTGCTCAGAGCCCCAGCCTTGCGCGCAGGCTCTGCCACAGCCCGGGCTTCGAGGGCGCAGCCGAGGGCAGCTGGGTATGCACCAGCACTGCGTCGGTGCCGATGGTCTCGATCTCCTGCCACGGAATGGTCAGGTTCTCTTCCCTGCCCAGCAGGCCGAACAGACGGGGCCGCCCCAGCAGGATCAGGCTCTGCAGACGGGCGGTGGCGGGATCAAAGGCCAGATCATCGGCCCGGCCCAGGCACACCCCCTGCTCCAGCTGCACAACTTCCTTTTCGCAAAGTTCCCGGATGGTCACAGCACCTCTCCCCTCTCTGCCACCAGCCTATGCGGCCCGGGCCGCGTCCATGCAAAAAGCGGTGGAAAAGCACCGCCGGGTTGTGGTATACTGGAGCTGTTCCCCAACAACTCTGAATAAAGCGAGGCAGCTTGTATGTATAAAAGTATCGTGTTTGACCTGGGCGGCGTGATGATCGACTTTGACCCCAGGGGCTATCTGGTGGACCGCCTGTGCAACGCCGAGACCGAGGAAGAGGTCTACGACCTGACCTTTGGCAGCGAGGAATGGAAGCTGCTGGATGCCGGGCTCATCTCCCGCTTTGACGGCAACCACCGGATGCTGGAAAAGGCCCGGGCTGCGGGTCGTGCCTTTGAGGTGCAGGGCGTGCTGGACGACTGGCTGCACATCCTGCGGCCCCGGCACCGGATGGAAGAGCTGGTGCGCCGCCTGAAGAGCCACGGCTACTGCGTGTACTACCTGAGCAACATCCCGCAGGATGTGCTGGACCTGCTCCGGGACCGGGGCGTGCTGGACGGCTTTGACGGTGGTGTGGCTTCCTGTGAGGTGCACGTCAACAAGCCGGACCCGAAGATCTACAAGGCCCTGCTGGACAAGTATTCTCTCAAGGCCGAGGAGTGCGTGTTCATCGACGACCGGCTGGAGAATGTGCAGGCCGCCTTTGCGCTGGGCTTTGCCGGCATCCAGATGAAGGACAGCGTCGGCACCCTGGTGCGCAGCCTTGCCACCTGCAACGTGATGCTGCGGTAACCTTTCTACAGACAAACAGCCCCCGCCGGGCATTCTCGTCCCGGCGGGGGCTGTTCTTTGTGTGCAGAATTACTTTTCCTCGTAGTTCTGGCAGTAGTGCGGGGTGCCTTCCTGCTGCGTATTGCAGGTGCACTGCTCGGTCACTTTGATCTGCGGCAGGTCACATTTGCAGCCGGCCACATTGTGGCAGCATGCGCAGACATCACAGGTAACACCGATGTTTTCCATATTGATCACCTCTCTGCAGACAGGATGCCCCGTCTGCCGGGCGATTATGCATCCGTTTTTTGCGCTTCCCGTTTTGCCTTGAGGGTCACCGCCACATGTTTCACGGACAGCATCGGGTGCACCGGCAGCATCCGGGGACCGGCCCAACGCATCACCGCGCGGATCTGCTCCCGCATGGCAGGCTTGTAGCAGTGCACTTTGCAGGCCGAACAGAAGGTCTTGGTCTCCATGAACGGGCATTTGTCAATACGGGCCAGTGCGTAGTCCTGCAGTTCCTGACAGGCCGGGCACCGCTGCCCTTTGGGTGTTTTGTGCTGTTTGCGGCAGTAAAGCGCGATCATCTCGCTCACCAGCAATTTTTCATCGGCACGTTTTTTTGTCTAAGTTCTTCGGGGTCTCCTGCATGAGATCCATTCCTCCTGCTGTTTTTACTCCCGCTTCCGGCCTGAACGCACCGCTGCACGGCGCACTGCATGACGCAGCACCGCAAAGCAGGCTGTCACTCCAACTGCCACCACCACTGCCATACACACCGTCCTTCCAAAACCAAACGGCAGGGGCCGCAGACACGCTGCTGTGTCCGCCTGTCCCCTGCCGCATGTATTTACGTTCTTCTGTACAGGGCTGTCCGCAGTAGAACTGCCGGAACCGGCCCTATTAGTTTAGACGAACAAACCTCATTTGTCAAGAGACGCCCGGTCTGTGGTTACCAGGCAGCCAGGTCTGCGCCCAGCTTGCGGCAGGCTGCCTGCACGTCATCGTCCGGAGCCTCGTTGCAGATCAGGCCCTCGCCGCCGAACACCTGTGCACCGTCGCCCTGGGCACGCTCCACCCAGTCACGCATCCACTGGCCGTCGCCCCCAGCCGTAGGAGCCGAACATAGCCACCTTCTTGCCGTTCAGCGAGCCCTCCAGATCCGAGAACATCGGCTCAAACTCGCTCTCCTCCAGCTGCTCGGCACCCATTGCAGGGCAGCCAAAGGCGACCACATCATACTCGCCCAGCTTGGCGGCGTTCATCTCGCTGCAAGGGATGATGGTGGCGTTGGCACCTGCGCCCTCTGCGATGCAGTTTGCCATGGTCTCGGTGTTGCCGGTCTGGCTCCAGAATACGATTGCTACTTTGCTCATTTGAATCGACCTCTCTCAATCAATCTTTCGTTAGTTTACGCTAACTTTCAGCTCCAGAAAAATGCGGCCGAACAATGCCGACGCATTTCTCGTGGTTAGTTTGTTCTAACCATCAATAGAATACCATAGGTTGGCAGGCTTGTCAAGGTTTACTGCTCAAAAACATGGAACAGAAGCAGCAATACCCCATAAATCACCGGCTGATGCAGCAGATAGATCCCCAGCGAGTGTCGGCCCAGCCAGCCCAGCGGCGCACAAACCGACCGGCGCAGCGGCTCCATGCGGGCCCGCCCCATGCAGAAATGCAGGAAGTACCCTGCCCAGAACAAAAACAGCCAGGGCAGCAGCGGAAAGTAATCCGTGGAGAAAAAGCCCCGCGGGAAAAAGCCGAAGAACGCCGTAAAGAGGTTGGCATACCAGACACCCGGCAGCAGCATCTGCCACGGGCCCAGCTGCCAGAAGCCATCCTGTGTGTGGTAGGTTGCCGCAAACAGCAGCAGCGACACCACCAGCCCGGCCCATGCCGGGATCTTTTGCAGCAACGGCTGCAGAAGGCCGGTAATGAGCATGGCCGCCCCCAGCAGGGTGAGCACCCCGAACACGACCCGGTCCTCCGGCATGAACAGCAGGGTGACCGCCGTGACCAGCACCCCCGCCCCGGAAACGATCAGCCCGCGCCGCAGCGGGCGATGCCCCAGCGGCAGGCAAAAGCCAGACAGCAGAATGAACACCCAGCAGATGCTCTGCTGCCACAGGTGCCCCTGCCAGCCCGTATACCATGCGGCAGACATGCCAAACAAAAAGATCAGATCCCAACAGGCATGATAGCCGATCATGCTGAGCAGGTCCAGCCCGCGCAGCTCATCCAGCAGCGCATAGCGGCCCGCTGCCGGTTTGTTTTTGGAAGGTATGTCCATTCCCGTCCCCTCTTTTCGTGCAGTTTGTTTTAGTATAAGCCGCTGGGCCGGGGTGTGTCAAGGCGCAAAAAGCCCGCTGCACGGCGGGACGCACTGTGCAGCGGGCAGAATGGATGACTGGGGAAACCCGATCAGACTTCGGTGTTGAAGTAG contains:
- a CDS encoding LTA synthase family protein — protein: MNSLKTPKPLLAARMAFPLAASLITMLLGEWIARGALTADTVTSFIFPHAEAYLLAWLFLFLVWLLLDWIFRLPPLSTLGMAVLGCVPCAVNFYTLQLRGEPFLPWDLAQVSEAAGVASAAGIRIQTSMIVTVVVELALMAGSFFLYRGRHKQRWLPRVAGSAATAAALCLLIFGVYLQPAVCQAIGIVPDPWMQDRYYRYYGVVTGFMTNLSNLEIDKPDNYSEETVDAILDNVDESRKFSTSPLYPTSYAATTAQGRAGKKPTIIYVMNESYWDVSELEQYGIKFDTDVSANLHALQQTSAYGRAYSPSFGGGTCDVEFEALTGYSASFLPSGSKPYQQHVTKPMFALPSYLKTQGYQTAAVHCFWAKYWSRDTAYPNLGLDDFISLEDMHGVTKVRKHYWTNGLVTDDSMADQIIGQYEKMKASSDEPVFLHAVTMQNHTNYNKDNYPDDQRVKVLEHPAGMKASTVGALEDFATGIRDADAMLGKLTAYFSQVDEPVILVFWGDHYNPIDSNYDVYTTTGYASDSSADPRLHQTTLLLWSNYSDAQVDLGTIAAYDISPVMMNLYGLQQPLYFQFLNRQLRVASRACTRGVTMNLDGTTTLEPTEFQQRWTQEHWMLQYDLMFGKGYALTRMGLESVAEPAKGK
- a CDS encoding nitrous oxide-stimulated promoter family protein encodes the protein MIALYCRKQHKTPKGQRCPACQELQDYALARIDKCPFMETKTFCSACKVHCYKPAMREQIRAVMRWAGPRMLPVHPMLSVKHVAVTLKAKREAQKTDA
- a CDS encoding YlmC/YmxH family sporulation protein; protein product: MTIRELCEKEVVQLEQGVCLGRADDLAFDPATARLQSLILLGRPRLFGLLGREENLTIPWQEIETIGTDAVLVHTQLPSAAPSKPGLWQSLRARLGL
- a CDS encoding DUF1624 domain-containing protein — encoded protein: MDIPSKNKPAAGRYALLDELRGLDLLSMIGYHACWDLIFLFGMSAAWYTGWQGHLWQQSICWVFILLSGFCLPLGHRPLRRGLIVSGAGVLVTAVTLLFMPEDRVVFGVLTLLGAAMLITGLLQPLLQKIPAWAGLVVSLLLFAATYHTQDGFWQLGPWQMLLPGVWYANLFTAFFGFFPRGFFSTDYFPLLPWLFLFWAGYFLHFCMGRARMEPLRRSVCAPLGWLGRHSLGIYLLHQPVIYGVLLLLFHVFEQ
- a CDS encoding DUF1540 domain-containing protein, whose translation is MENIGVTCDVCACCHNVAGCKCDLPQIKVTEQCTCNTQQEGTPHYCQNYEEK
- a CDS encoding HAD family phosphatase; its protein translation is MYKSIVFDLGGVMIDFDPRGYLVDRLCNAETEEEVYDLTFGSEEWKLLDAGLISRFDGNHRMLEKARAAGRAFEVQGVLDDWLHILRPRHRMEELVRRLKSHGYCVYYLSNIPQDVLDLLRDRGVLDGFDGGVASCEVHVNKPDPKIYKALLDKYSLKAEECVFIDDRLENVQAAFALGFAGIQMKDSVGTLVRSLATCNVMLR